A stretch of Eleutherodactylus coqui strain aEleCoq1 chromosome 2, aEleCoq1.hap1, whole genome shotgun sequence DNA encodes these proteins:
- the PEAK1 gene encoding inactive tyrosine-protein kinase PEAK1, with the protein MSACGSFTEHVWKPGECKNCFQPKGHHQLSALGRVHLGQQPPPPPPPPPPYRANHAKVISNQRPRATTGFRPPVAKKPTIAVKPTMMAVDGAVCHPIQSHSRSPLPTQNSRTQAQNVVSNDDRANNNTGAEQTVTNNNHMSSSGLTEVLKEIAGLSLVEPVPPSEGTPRENFLCRINQCYRRSLERKPPASCLSGSRHDAGGPKKGVRRVALSGEEGAVIGMDGGRFCYPEFSSGDDSWDEDDEDDQGERESWEESDEELLAMEIRMRGQPRFANLQSGSLSPVPGRLGKREKWNTVPLRQKSLQRVCAVDYDDSYDEILNGCEVGGQVEGNIVSPSPDASMVDSLSCPPSSSSSSTSSSSSSSSGGLFCNGNVIEKASPAGPDSTTQDLNQDTGMAQAKPYRVVNLEQPVCKPYTVVDVSAAMAGECPSQPNAKLKKSSSTRYQEVWTSSTSPRQKLAKTENVEAPKPSYYKSAPTSPTAGLTAHTVPVRSPNLSEIKFNSYNNAGMPPFPIIIHDEPEYAHSCKSADKVPILINPSAYDNLAIYRSFVGSGGAFPPPPDKEKRQTGSVASHTYEEIETTAKAQKKEESAGRVSQETGGCARESANRVLSQIVASIQPPRSPPEALTPESGSSDDQRPPETQSDPEQFTSSLGRPKTLFSSQSETFGTVNLNKNSPALSSDDSPTVSTTQEPLPPFPPPRSTSSPYHATMLHKHFATRGKPVGTNRPSAIDSATQPRRPADGKPRRWISFKSFFRRKKEGGGQGGCDDRGDEGKLVGLDGTVIHMLPPPPVQRHQWFSESRAEPGEKPSIVFMYRSEEEQAAGSPQDSVGTETRSSSTPDDMPVQDSTSLGPSVFSTPHEESRADGSPPPAPAEGQTHEDPAPVSGAASDCSSDCSPGGATYSNLGPSRANMIPYKQPRQTHGGSPPNEPEPHPTPPPLPKKNLAPRQSTPDKSLGPLLNLGNPTYDTERSWETGGNESGDSMERPKSSGGKIAELQVEALRRFYARCEDIFMAGQREPISFGLESWPDFRLTSPTPCCQAGDAVYYRASYARDPGNHYAVKICRSKSKQAQREYYHCLAVRQGLTEHFNIQQDCGQFLAEVPVRLLPGEDPTASEEEEEEEEREGENVQVPKKVKETTNKNQKQTSFTNQGSLGKRRSRVVVITRKPPRQTLADFVRESEIQHRREPELYERQVCLLLLQLCGALEHLKAQGITHCDLRLDNLLLASCRPGESGCSCCYRSATEEPKEHAKETSPSEQRAFPTCAGRLLLTNFSQAKLKSQSVWRPQGLGDPSRMAPEIVGATQYRRSDEFQTGILIYEMLHLPNPFLDGGLKEREYGPCDLPAVPRRSPYSRGLGRLAGLLLQHSPSDRLQVGQAKAALRCLIWGPREEVLQGSGSLHNWLEVKRTLLLIRLAERALEKEGGVTLEDWLCCQYLAFGTAQGLAQTLRLLEQN; encoded by the exons ATGTCAGCTTGCGGCTCATTTACAGAGCATGTTTGGAAACCAGGAGAGTGCAAGAACTGTTTTCAGCCAAAGGGTCACCATCAGTTATCGGCTCTTGGCAGAGTCCACCTTGGTCAAcaaccaccaccacctcctccaccaccacctccctACCGAGCAAATCATGCCAAAGTCATTTCCAACCAGCGACCACGTGCCACTACTGGGTTCAGGCCACCTGTAGCCAAGAAACCTACCATAGCTGTGAAACCTACCATGATGGCTGTAGATGGAGCAGTATGCCATCCAATTCAGAGTCATTCTAGGTCACCACTGCCTACACAAAACTCTCGAACACAAGCTCAGAATGTAGTATCTAATGATGATCGAGCAAATAACAACACGGGAGCAGAACAAACCGTCACTAACAATAATCATATGAGTAGCAGTGGGCTCACAGAAGTGCTGAAAGAGATAGCAGGCTTGAGTCTAGTAGAACCTGTACCTCCATCGGAAGGTACACCTCGCGAAAACTTTCTTTGTCGGATCAATCAGTGTTATCGACGCTCTTTAGAGAGGAAACCACCTGCTAGCTGTTTATCTGGAAGTCGGCATGATGCAGGAGGGCCAAAAAAAGGTGTTAGAAGAGTAGCATTAAGTGGAGAAGAGGGGGCAGTTATTGGAATGGATGGTGGGCGGTTCTGCTATCCAGAATTTTCTAGTGGTGATGACAGCTGGGATGAGGATGATGAAGATGACCAGGGGGAACGGGAGAGTTGGGAAGAAAGTGATGAAGAACTTTTGGCAATGGAGATTCGTATGAGAGGTCAACCACGGTTTGCAAATCTTCAAAGTGGCAGTCTGTCTCCTGTGCCAGGAAGACTTGGGAAACGAGAGAAATGGAATACTGTACCATTACGTCAAAAGTCCTTGCAAagggtgtgtgctgtggactATGATGATAGCTATGATGAGATTCTTAATGGCTGTGAAGTGGGTGGACAGGTTGAAGGCAACATTGTGTCACCTTCCCCTGATGCATCAATGGTTGATTCTTTGTCttgtcctccctcctcctcttcatcctccacttcctcatcatcgtcatcatcatctggCGGACTCTTTTGCAATGGAAATGTCATAGAGAAAGCATCACCAGCTGGTCCAGATAGTACAACACAAGATTTGAACCAAGATACTGGTATGGCTCAAGCTAAGCCATATCGTGTGGTCAACTTGGAGCAACCAGTCTGTAAACCATACACAGTAGTTGATGTGTCTGCTGCAATGGCTGGGGAATGCCCATCTCAACCGAACGCAAAGCTGAAAAAGTCAAGCTCTACCCGTTACCAGGAGGTTTGGACATCAAGTACTAGCCCACGGCAAAAGCTTGCAAAAACAGAAAATGTAGAAGCTCCTAAACCAAGCTATTATAAGTCTGCCCCTACTTCACCCACTGCTGGTTTAACTGCCCATACTGTACCTGTCCGTTCTCCCAACTTATCCGAGATCAAATTTAACAGCTATAACAATGCAGGAATGCCTCCTTTTCCTATTATTATTCATGATGAACCTGAATATGCCCACAGTTGTAAAAGTGCTGATAAAGTGCCCATCCTAATCAATCCTAGTGCTTATGATAATTTAGCTATATACAGAAGTTTTGTTGGTTCAGGTGGTGCCTTTCCTCCACCTCCAGATAAGGAAAAACGTCAGACTGGAAGTGTAGCAAGTCACACATATGAGGAAATAGAAACCACTGCTAAGGCACAAAAAAAAGAGGAGTCTGCCGGCAGGGTCTCCCAGGAAACAGGTGGTTGTGCACGTGAAAGTGCCAATCGTGTTCTGTCTCAGATTGTGGCATCAATCCAACCTCCTCGTTCTCCACCAGAAGCTTTGACTCCTGAATCAGGTAGTAGTGATGATCAGCGACCACCAGAGACCCAGTCTGATCCAGAGCAATTTACTAGTTCGTTAGGAAGACCAAAAACGTTGTTTTCCTCCCAAAGTGAAACTTTTGGAACTGTAAATTTAAACAAAAACTCTCCCGCACTTTCCAGTGATGACAGCCCAACTGTATCTACTACCCAAGAACCTCTCCCCCCTTTCCCACCTCCACGCTCTACTTCTTCACCCTACCATGCAACTATGTTACACAAACACTTTGCAACTCGTGGAAAACCAGTTGGAACTAACCGACCTTCAGCAATTGATTCTGCAACCCAGCCACGCCGGCCAGCAGATGGCAAGCCACGTCGTTGGATATCCTTCAAGAGTTTTTttaggaggaagaaggaaggagGTGGTCAAGGGGGCTGTGATGACagaggagatgaaggaaagctTGTTGGACTAGATGGTACTGTTATTCACATGCTTCCACCTCCACCAGTCCAGAGACACCAGTGGTTTAGTGAAAGCCGAGCAGAGCCTGGAGAGAAACCATCTATTGTGTTCATGTATCGGTCAGAGGAAGAGCAAGCTGCAGGAAGTCCACAGGATAGCGTGGGCACGGAGACCAGGTCTAGCAG TACTCCTGATGATATGCCTGTACAAGACTCGACTTCACTTGGGCCTTCGGTGTTTTCAACTCCCCATGAGGAGAGCCGGGCAGACGGTTCACCACCACCTGCACCTGCTGAGGGTCAGACACACGAGGACCCTGCCCCTGTCTCCGGTGCGGCCTCTGACTGCTCATCTGACTGTAGTCCAGGGGGAGCCACCTACAGTAACTTAG GTCCGTCTCGGGCAAATATGATCCCATATAAACAGCCTCGCCAGACCCATGGAGGAAGCCCACCTAATGAACCAGAACCTCAtccaactcctcctcctcttccaaaaaAGAATCTGGCACCTCGGCAGTCGACACCAGATAAATCACTTGGGCCGTTGCTGAACTTGGGTAACCCCACTTACGACACAGAGCGCAGCTGGGAGACTGGTGGGAATGAGTCAGGAGACTCCATGGAGCGACCCAAAAGCAGTGGAGGGAAGATTGCTGAATTACAAGTTGAAGCCCTGCGTCGCTTCTATGCTCGTTGTGAGGACATTTTCATGGCAGGACAGAGAGAGCCAATTAGCTTTGGATTGGAAAGTTGGCCAGACTTCCGGCTAACAAGCCCCACACCATGTTGCCAAGCTGGAGATGCAGTATATTACCGGGCGTCATACGCACGAGACCCTGGAAATCACTATGCCGTAAAG ATCTGCCGTAGCAAATCTAAGCAAGCCCAGCGGGAATATTACCACTGCCTAGCTGTACGGCAGGGCCTCACAGAACATTTCAATATCCAGCAAGATTGTGGGCAATTTTTGGCAGAGGTGCCTGTACGATTACTACCTGGGGAGGACCCTACTGcatctgaggaagaggaggaagaagaagagcgaGAAGGAGAAAATGTTCAGGTCCCCAAAAAAGTGAAGGAGACCACAAACAAAAatcaaaaacaaacttctttcACTAATCAAGGCTCATTAGGCAAACGGAGGAGTAGAGTAGTAGTTATTACCCGAAAACCCCCCAGACAGACACTTGCAGATTTTGTACGGGAAAGTGAAATCCAGCATCGTAGAGAGCCAGAGTTGTATGAACGGCAAGTGTGTCTGCTCCTACTTCAACTCTGTGGCGCTCTGGAGCATTTGAAGGCACAAGGCATTACTCACTGTGATCTTCGTCTAGACAATCTTTTGCTTGCCAGCTGCCGTCCTGGCGAGTCGGGATGTAGTTGTTGTTATAGGTCTGCCACAGAGGAGCCAAAGGAGCATGCCAAGGAAACCAGTCCTTCTGAACAGAGAGCATTCCCAACCTGTGCTGGTCGATTACTTCTCACCAACTTTAGCCAGGCTAAACTGAAGAGCCAAAGTGTTTGGCGTCCACAGGGCCTTGGCGATCCTTCCCGTATGGCTCCTGAGATTGTGGGAGCAACACAGTACCGAAGGAGCGATGAGTTTCAGACTGGGATCCTCATCTATGAAATGTTGCACTTGCCCAACCCTTTCCTTGATGGGGGTTTGAAGGAAAGAGAATATGGACCCTGTGACTTACCAGCTGTGCCACGTCGCTCACCATATTCACGTGGCTTGGGGCGACTGGCAGGGCTTCTCTTGCAGCATAGCCCTTCAGATCGGCTACAGGTGGGACAAGCCAAGGCTGCCTTACGCTGCTTAATTTGGGGCCCTCGAGAAGAAGTTCTACAAGGATCTGGATCTCTGCATAACTGGCTGGAGGTGAAGAGGACATTGCTACTAATAAGATTAGCAGAGCGAGCTCTGGAGAAAGAGGGTGGAGTGACTCTGGAGGACTGGTTGTGCTGTCAGTACCTGGCATTTGGCACAGCCCAGGGACTGGCACAGACACTACGGCTACTGGAACAAAACTAA